GTGTGTAGATCAACGGCTTGCTTCGCCATTGCTATCCACCGTATTAGGTCCTTATCCCCAACCACCCAACCAACGCGTATCCCCGGCGCGATTATTTTGCTGAAAGTGGACATATAGACAACCCTATTCTCCGTATCCATCGATTTAAGGGGAGGTACATAGATGCCGTCGAACAGGAAGTAACTGTAAGGATTATCCTCCACTATCAGTAGGTCGTACTTGCTCGCCAGCTCCATTAGGTGCTTGCGCCTATCGATGCTCATGCTTATGCCTGTCGGGTTTTGGCATGTTGGTATCACGTAAATGAATTTTATCTTGTTCCCATCATTAATGCTCTTCCTTATGGCATCCTCGAGCTTAGTCATTATCATGCCGTCCGAATCCATGTCTACGCCAATTATGCGTGGGCGATACGCCTTAAATGCCTGGAGTGCAGCCAAGTAGGTCGGTCTCTCCGTTATCACGGCGTCTCCCGCATTAATAGTTATTCTACCAATTAGATCCAGTGCTTCCTGGCTTCCCGTTGTTATTATTATTTCTTCGCGGCTGGCCTTTATTCCATCCTTGGCCATGAATCTAATTAATTCATCCTTTAGGTCATCCACTCCCTCTGTCTTTCCATATTGTAATGCGCTGCTTCCCTTGGTTATTATTACGTCCCTAGCTATGTCGGCTAATTCCCTTGGGAATGTGCTTGGATCCGGCATTCCGCCGCCGAGCGATATGACGTCCTCCGTCACCCACTTCAATAATTCACGTATATCGCTTGCCTTCATGAATTGAGTCCTCTCTGATAGGAGGGACTTAATGTCCATCATTAATCAATTCGTCAATTTATGCTCTGTATTTAAACCTTTTCATATTTTTATCTATCTATAATATTTAGAAGAATGAAGCCCCATCCCTAAGCATTCGAGCCGCATCCGGCGCAAAATAGGTTAAAATCAAGTCGGCCCCCGCCCTCCTTATCGAAATCAAGCTCTCCATTACGGCCCTCCCCTCATCGATCCAGCCGGCAGCCGCGGCGGCCTTTATCATTGAGTACTCCCCGGACACTTGATACGCTGCGAGCGGGACCTCTGGGAAGCTCTGCTTAACGAGCCGCACCACATCCAGGTAAGGCATGGCCGGCTTCACCATGACTATGTCTGCCCCCTCCTCGATATCCATGGCAACCTCCTTAAGCGCCTCAAACGCATTACGTGGATCCATTTGGTAGCTCCTCCTATCCCCAAACTTGGGGGCGCTATTCGCGGCCTCGCGGAAGGGACCATAAAATACGCTGGCGTACTTAGCGCTATAGGACATTATGGGGACATTCTCGTAACCACCATCATCCAGTGCGCCGCGAATTGCTTGGACCTGCCCATCCATCATGCCTGATGGCGCAATGACGTCGGCCCCAGCCTCAGCGTAATTAACTGCTATCTCTCCATAAATCTTAAGCGTCGTATCATTATCAATATAATAATCAGCTCCCGAGCCAGACACTACGCCGCAATGCCCATGATCCGTGTAATCACACATGCAGAGATCGGCGAATATGGTGATCCTCCTGCCGAATGCCTGCCTAAGCAACCTAATGCCCCGCGGAACCACGCCGTTCCTATTGGTTGCCTCGCTAGCCATGGGGTCCTTCCTATTAGTAACCCCGAACAGTATCAGGTTATGTATGCCTAAATCGAT
Above is a genomic segment from Thermocladium sp. ECH_B containing:
- a CDS encoding aminotransferase, which gives rise to MDIKSLLSERTQFMKASDIRELLKWVTEDVISLGGGMPDPSTFPRELADIARDVIITKGSSALQYGKTEGVDDLKDELIRFMAKDGIKASREEIIITTGSQEALDLIGRITINAGDAVITERPTYLAALQAFKAYRPRIIGVDMDSDGMIMTKLEDAIRKSINDGNKIKFIYVIPTCQNPTGISMSIDRRKHLMELASKYDLLIVEDNPYSYFLFDGIYVPPLKSMDTENRVVYMSTFSKIIAPGIRVGWVVGDKDLIRWIAMAKQAVDLHTSTLSQYIALEALRRGIIERNIPKIREAYKVKRDAMLDALAKYMPEQVTWTRPIGGMFVWASAQGIRTEDMLPIAVSKYKVAYVPGKSFYPDEDVHTSMRLNFTYPSVDMIYEGIRRLSNAIKEELSKNQH
- a CDS encoding delta-aminolevulinic acid dehydratase — encoded protein: MNASFRFPVTRPRRLRLNPLIRDSVAETSLSPSNFIMPLFITDADSPQRIEAMPGQFRWPIGDALIRTVQGLIDLGIHNLILFGVTNRKDPMASEATNRNGVVPRGIRLLRQAFGRRITIFADLCMCDYTDHGHCGVVSGSGADYYIDNDTTLKIYGEIAVNYAEAGADVIAPSGMMDGQVQAIRGALDDGGYENVPIMSYSAKYASVFYGPFREAANSAPKFGDRRSYQMDPRNAFEALKEVAMDIEEGADIVMVKPAMPYLDVVRLVKQSFPEVPLAAYQVSGEYSMIKAAAAAGWIDEGRAVMESLISIRRAGADLILTYFAPDAARMLRDGASFF